One stretch of Glycine soja cultivar W05 chromosome 7, ASM419377v2, whole genome shotgun sequence DNA includes these proteins:
- the LOC114418077 gene encoding uncharacterized protein LOC114418077 codes for MAIVLRLGSRSRSKGNHPSSHIVLFSTSNSNSNSNSNSNSPFSDLFSEIKNNFKESSPSPSNTPRSSNFRDEINKNLHEFRARTTAPPPQQQQISFQKIYQENMNRNPPNSSSFNFNSIRDSLKNIKPAAQTTQTWSRPMPSTTSGSFLGKEVSSDGSPASSSSSLSFLRTYSVDDLGEKLRMLRPEGMRNDWFSVRELSERLRRLRKMEEEEVEKQAHSNTQYGFNKAVLDHVRGSLAQLDQNQTEAAKKASRQGLSILSHLNGTPTFSLDPPKPHLVEKYFHPDNMSSSEKLKIELAKVRDEFKMSDSDCGSARVQIAQLTTKIKHLSAVLHKKDVHSRKGLLAMVQRRKRLLKYLRRTDWDSYCFVISKLGLRDNPDHIYRARSGTAT; via the exons ATGGCCATTGTTCTCCGTCTTGGAAGCAGAAGCAGAAGCAAAGGGAACCACCCTTCTTCTCATATCGTGTTATTCTCCACCTCCAATTCCAATTCCAACTCCAACTCCAACTCCAATTCTCCTTTCTCTGACCTCTTCAGTGAAatcaaaaacaatttcaaagaATCCTCTCCCTCTCCTTCAAACACCCCGCGCTCCTCGAATTTCCGCGACGAGATCAACAAAAACCTCCATGAATTCCGCGCCCGGACCACCGCGCCTCCGCCGCAGCAGCAGCAAATCTCGTTCCAGAAAATCTACCAGGAAAACATGAACCGGAACCCGCCCAACTCCTCTTCCTTCAACTTCAATTCCATTCGCGACAGCCTAAAAAACATCAAGCCCGCCGCCCAGACCACCCAAACCTGGTCGCGCCCAATGCCTTCCACCACCAGCGGCTCCTTTTTGGGGAAGGAAGTGAGCAGCGACGGCTCTCCAgcgtcgtcgtcgtcgtcgttgTCGTTCTTGAGGACTTACAGCGTGGATGATTTGGGGGAGAAATTGAGGATGTTGAGGCCGGAGGGAATGAGAAATGATTGGTTTTCTGTGAGGGAGTTGAGTGAGAGGCTTAGAAGGTTGAGGAagatggaggaggaggaggtggaGAAGCAAGCCCATTCCAATACCCAATACGGTTTCAATAAAGCTGTGCTAGATCATGTCAGAGGATCCCTCGCTCAGTTGGATCAAAATCAAACTGAGGCCGCTAAGAAAGCTTCACGCCAGGGACTTAGTATATTGAGCCACTTGAATGGGACTCCAACCTTCTCCCTCGACCCTCCCAAACCCCACCTTGTTGAAAAG TACTTTCATCCGGATAATATGTCCTCCTCCGAGAAGTTGAAAATCGAGCTTGCCAAGGTTAGAGATGAGTTTAAAATGTCCGACTCCGATTGCGGTTCTGCGCGTGTTCAAA TTGCACAACTCACAACAAAGATTAAGCATCTATCAGCAGTTCTACACAAGAAG GATGTTCATTCTCGTAAAGGTTTGCTAGCAATGGTTCAGAGGAGAAAAAGATTACTGAAATACCTCAGAAGAACTGATTGGGATTCCTATTGTTTTGTTATCTCCAAGCTGGGTCTACGTGATAATCCCGATCATATTTATAGAGCTCGATCTGGTACGGCGACATAG
- the LOC114417774 gene encoding uncharacterized protein LOC114417774: MSKVNDQWVTMVMADDTLVANQLLLLRRHHHHHRPSVIRRWVHRQRRTPRLPISGARDTPTTPLTWTTATSIDGYEGHTRKTATTHPSAASKAVDESESAADKRMARKKRILRDLQREHTLKLHENEDLRNKLAAVNLTIDKKRATAKNIKKIKLGIKSRGTLEIAQAILNPPKSVEAQCDTPNLGSEKTVEDQILEPVCSAANVPSNKREIGAGKRPLLLPDLNQPPEEYLNTEFLGFSQ, encoded by the exons ATGTCTAAGGTCAACGACCAATGGGTTACAATGGTCATGGCCGACGACACCCTCGTCGCCAACCAGCTCCTCCTCCTCcgccgccaccaccaccaccaccgacCCTCCGTCATCCGCCGCTGGGTCCACCGCCAGCGCCGCACCCCAAGGCTCCCCATCAGCGGCGCCCGGGACACCCCCACCACTCCCCTCACCTGGACCACCGCCACCTCCATCGACGGCTACGAGGGCCACACTCGCAAAACCGCAACAACCCATCCCTCAGCAGCATCTAAG GCTGTGGATGAAAGTGAATCTGCGGCTGATAAAAGAATGGCAAGGAAGAAAAGA ATTCTGCGTGATCTTCAACGGGAGCACACGCTTAAATTACATGAAAATGAGGATTTAAGAAAT AAACTTGCAGCCGTTAATCTcacaattgataaaaaaagagcCACTgccaaaaatataaagaaaataaag CTTGGTATCAAGTCAAGAGGGACCTTGGAAATTGCACAAGCTATTCTTAACCCACCTAAGTCTGTGGAAGCTCAATGCGATACACCTAACTTAGGCTCAGAAAAAACAGTCGAGGACCAGATTCTGGAGCCTGTGTGTTCTGCTGCAAATGTTCCCTCCAACAAACGAGAGATTGGTGCCGGGAAACGTCCATTGTTGCTGCCTGATCTAAATCAACCACCAGAGGAGTATTTGAATACGGAATTTCTTGGATTCAGccaatga